The Salvelinus fontinalis isolate EN_2023a chromosome 9, ASM2944872v1, whole genome shotgun sequence genome has a window encoding:
- the LOC129862268 gene encoding protein transport protein Sec16A-like, translating to MMSITKPEHSEATSQCQTGSRPVAEPETPAVHNNSGGWLSWVFGRGRFNKKEVHLPEDKDRSIVWDPTLHRWVNKTEPKAENKCVPPPPPMGTYGYQGNTGPKGVNPYSMKAAGLWGSKYPTIHYNDGTNSKPPSHGPGLLPRQLSGLLPPSHVDLMAPMVVPPDTLPY from the exons ATGATGTCCATCACCAAGCCGGAACACTCCGAGGCCACTTCTCAGTGCCAGACTGGCAGCCGGCCGGTGGCTGAGCCCGAGACCCCTGCTGTTCACAATAACAGTGGAGGCTGGCTCAGCTGGGTTTTTGGGAGGGGAAGATTTAATAAGAAGGAGGTTCATCTACCTGAGGACAAAGACAGATCT ATTGTCTGGGATCCAACTCTGCACAGATGGGTTAACAAAACTGAGCCCAAGGCTGAG AACAAGTgtgtaccaccacctccaccgATGGGGACATATGGATATCAGGGGAACACTGGCCCCAAAGGAGTGAATCCTTACTCTATGAAAGCAG CAGGTCTATGGGGCAGCAAATAccctacaatacattacaatgaTGGGACCAACTCAAAGCCTCCAAGCCATGGGCCTGGACTGCTTCCTAGACAGCTCTCTGGCTTGCTCCCTCCTTCACACGTTGACCTCATGGCACCAATGGTTGTGCCACCTGACACTCTACCCTACTGA
- the LOC129862964 gene encoding microtubule-actin cross-linking factor 1, isoforms 6/7-like translates to MILALCCHDKAAQGYFDSQQMEDEWWRGLKAQGATVAHRKGNLCFLWAAGEREVILQTASVPVQTEGILQTASVPAQREGILQTVSVPVQREGILPTASVPVQTEGILQTASVPAQREGILSAASITAQWEEIFRASGLIPAQREGILQTASVTAQREEVLRASGLIPTQREGVLSAPSIIAQREEMFRASGLIPSQRDGILPASSITAQKKKILRASGLILAQKELILLMACVTAQRKGIVPMASVPAHREGIVPKASISAERNGILQTASIPAQSEGVLPAASITVQREEILRASGLIPSQREGILQTASVPAQREVILPTASVPAQREGILQTASVPVQTEGILQTASVPVQTEGILQTASVPVQREGILQTASVPVQREGILQTASVPVQREGILSAASITAQREEILRASGLIPAQKEGILQTASVPVQREGILSAASITAQREEILRASGLIPTQREGILQTTSVPAQREGILQTASVPAQREGILQTASVPVQTEGILQTASVPAQREGVLPAAIIIAQREEILRASGLIPTQREGVLSAPSIIAQREEMFRASGLIPSQREGILPASSITAQKKKILRASGLILAQKELILLMASVTAQRKGIVPMASVPAHREGIVPKASVSAEMEGIFQTASVPAQREGVLPAASITVQREEILRASGLIPAQRERILQTASVPVQREGILSAASITAQREEIL, encoded by the coding sequence AGGGAGgttatcctccaaacagccagtgtccctgtacagacggagggtatcctccaaacagccagtgtccctgcacagagggagggtatcctccaaacagtcagtgtccctgtacagagggagggtatcctcccaacagccagtgtccctgtacagacggaggggatcctccaaacagccagtgtccctgcacagagggaggggattctcTCAGCAGCTAGCATCACTGCGCAGTGGGAGGAGATCTtccgagcatcaggcctcatccctgcacagagggaggggatactccaaacagccagtgtcactgcacagagggaggaggtcctccgagcatcaggcctcatTCCGACACAGAGGGAGGGGGTTCTCTCAGCACCTAGCATCATTGCTCAGAGGGAGGAGATGTtccgagcatcaggcctcatcccgtCACAGAGGGATGggattcttccagcatcttctatCACTGCGCAGAAGAAGAAGATCCTcagagcatcaggcctcatcctTGCACAAAAGGAGTTGATCCTCCTGATGGCCTGTGTCACTGCGCAGAGGAAGGGAATCGTCCCAATGGCCAGCGTCCCTGCGCACAGGGAGGGGATTGTCCCAAAGGCTAGTATCTCTGCTGAGAGGAAtgggatcctccaaacagccagtatACCTGCACAGAGCGAGGGGGTTCTCCCAGCAGCTAGCATCACTgtgcagagggaggagatcctccgAGCATCAGGTCTCATCCCGTCACAGAGGGAGggtatcctccaaacagccagtgtccctgcacagagggaggttATCCTCccaacagccagtgtccctgcacagagggaggggatcctccaaacagccagtgtccctgtacagacggaggggatcctccaaacagccagtgtccctgtacagacggaggggatcctccaaacagccagtgtccctgtacagagggagggtatcctccaaacagccagtgtccctgtacagagggagggtatcctccaaacagccagtgtccctgtacagagggaggggattctctcagcagctagcatcactgcacagagggaggagatcctccgagcatcaggcctcatccctgcacagaaggagggtatcctccaaacagccagtgtccctgtacagagggaggggattctctcagcagctagcatcactgcacagagggaggagatcctccgagcatcaggcctcatcccgacacagagggagggtatcctccaaacaaccagtgtccctgcacagagggaggggatcctccaaacagccagtgtccctgcacagagggaggggatcctccaaacagccagtgtccctgtacagacggaggggatcctccaaacagccagtgtccctgcacagagggagggggttCTCCCAGCAGCTATAATCATTgcacagagggaggagatcctccgagcatcaggcctcatcccgACACAGAGGGAGGGGGTTCTCTCAGCACCTAGCATCATTGCTCAGAGGGAGGAGATGTtccgagcatcaggcctcatcccgtCACAGAGGGAAGggattcttccagcatcttctatCACTGCGCAGAAGAAGAAGATCCTcagagcatcaggcctcatcctTGCACAAAAGGAGTTGATCCTCCTGATGGCCAGTGTCACTGCGCAGAGGAAGGGAATCGTCCCAATGGCCAGCGTCCCTGCGCACAGAGAGGGGATTGTCCCAAAGGCAAGTGTCTCTGCTGAGATGGAGGGGATCTTCCAAACAGCCAGTGtacctgcacagagggagggggttctcccagcagctagcatcactgtgcagagggaggagatcctccgagcatcaggcctcatccctgcacagagggagaggatcctccaaacagccagtgtccctgtacagagggaggggattctctcagcagctagcatcactgcgcagagggaggagatcctctga